In Bacteroidota bacterium, a single genomic region encodes these proteins:
- the lipB gene encoding lipoyl(octanoyl) transferase LipB, which yields MQQVVFRDLGLTEYQEAWEYQEKLFAETVAQKMRNRDAEKSTQTLTTSYLLFCEHSPVYTLGKSGSEKNLLLSKQELEVQHIGYFPINRGGDITFHGPGQLVGYPILDLDNFFTDIHKYLRYLEEAIILTLAEYDLKGERYDGYTGVWLDASNPAKARKICAMGVRCSRWVTMHGFALNVNTQLNYFNNIIPCGIDDKAVTSMEKELGKKINMDELKEKFKAHFAALFNCVLK from the coding sequence ATGCAGCAAGTTGTTTTTCGGGACCTGGGATTAACGGAGTATCAGGAAGCTTGGGAGTATCAGGAAAAACTTTTTGCTGAAACGGTTGCACAAAAAATGCGTAACCGGGATGCTGAAAAATCAACCCAAACTCTCACCACAAGTTATTTGCTTTTTTGTGAGCACTCTCCGGTGTATACACTTGGAAAAAGCGGTTCAGAAAAAAATTTATTGCTCAGCAAACAAGAGTTGGAGGTTCAGCATATTGGCTATTTTCCAATTAACCGTGGGGGAGATATTACCTTTCATGGTCCTGGCCAATTGGTGGGTTATCCCATTTTAGATTTGGATAATTTTTTTACCGACATTCATAAATACCTGCGCTATTTGGAGGAAGCTATCATATTAACTTTAGCTGAATACGATTTGAAAGGAGAACGCTATGATGGATACACCGGTGTATGGTTAGATGCATCAAATCCGGCTAAAGCTCGAAAAATTTGTGCTATGGGCGTGCGTTGCAGTCGTTGGGTTACCATGCATGGATTTGCGCTTAATGTAAATACCCAACTTAATTATTTCAATAATATTATTCCTTGTGGTATTGATGATAAAGCAGTTACCTCTATGGAAAAGGAGCTAGGCAAAAAAATAAATATGGACGAGTTGAAAGAAAAATTTAAAGCACACTTTGCAGCGCTTTTTAACTGTGTTTTAAAGTAA
- a CDS encoding VOC family protein — MKPVIDHIQITVNDIQKAEVFYDSFLSILGFDLAKKAKGKVAKHEFEVIEYQHPLLIFGINSPREQFKSDTVHRRKPGALHHLAFKAESRAELDEMALKLKALEVNIVAGPAYFPEHGEQYYAVFFKDPDGIKYELVFEERALK, encoded by the coding sequence ATGAAACCAGTAATCGACCATATTCAAATCACCGTTAATGATATACAAAAGGCTGAAGTTTTCTATGATTCTTTTCTATCAATATTAGGATTTGACTTAGCTAAAAAGGCTAAAGGAAAGGTTGCTAAACATGAGTTTGAGGTGATTGAATACCAGCATCCCCTTTTAATTTTTGGAATTAATTCACCGCGAGAACAATTTAAAAGCGATACCGTTCATAGAAGAAAACCCGGGGCCCTGCACCATCTTGCTTTTAAGGCAGAATCCCGCGCTGAGCTTGATGAAATGGCGCTGAAATTAAAAGCATTGGAAGTAAATATTGTTGCCGGTCCAGCTTATTTTCCGGAACACGGCGAACAGTATTATGCGGTGTTTTTTAAAGATCCGGATGGCATTAAATATGAACTAGTTTTTGAGGAAAGAGCACTTAAATAA